A window of the Aspergillus flavus chromosome 6, complete sequence genome harbors these coding sequences:
- a CDS encoding ABC-2 type transporter-domain-containing protein, producing MEFHLHDEALPASTAPTEYGDQSGEEFEAYSGKPTLGVPDNNVREATSAETLAVHGSPHITPPPGRDAEWSMTDQVIRNKERSEAAGYKKRELGVTWQNLTVEVLAAEAAVKENQFTQYNIIQLIQDWRRKPPLKAILQDSHGCVKPGEMLLVLGRPGSGCTTLLKMLANRREGYHSVHGDVSFGNMNSEEAAHYRGQIVMNTEEELFYPRLTVGQTMDFATKLKVPAHLPAETKSVHDYVAETKQFLLESMKIAHTADTKVGNEFVRGVSGGERKRVSIIECMATNGSIFTWDNSTRGLDASTALEWAKALRAMTNVMGLTTIVTLYQAGNGIYNLFDKVLVLDEGKQIYYGPAASAKPFMEDLGFVYSDGANVGDYLTGVTVPTERKIRPGFENRFPKNAEAILAEYQRSTLYQTMTREYDYPSSDAARQRTEEFKESVAWEKAKYLPNSSTLTVGFWDQLIACTIRQYQILWGEKSTFLIKQVLSVAMALIAGSCFYNSPDTTAGLFTKGGAVFFALLYNCIVAMSEVTESFKGRPVLIKHKSFAMYHPSAFCLAQITADLPVLLVQCTLFAVVIYWMTGLKHTAAAFFTFWAILFTTTLCITALFRCIGAGFSTFEAASKISGTAVKGIVMYAGYMIPKGHIKNWFLELYYTNPFAYAFQAALSNEFHGQTIPCVGNNLVPSGPGYENVSSANKACTGVGGALPGADYVTGDQYLLSLHYKHSQMWRNYGVLWGWWGFFAVLTVICTCFWKGGAAAGASLLIPREKLKAHRAHLDAEAQKEKDPAREKGSGDALTSADEGNLTHNTSIFTWKNLTYTVNTPTGERVLLDNIHGWVKPGMLGALMGSSGAGKTTLLDVLAQRKTEGTIKGSVLVDGRELPVSFQRMAGYCEQLDVHEPYATVREALEFSALLRQSRDTPREEKLKYVDTIIDLLELHDLADTLIGTVGNGLSVEQRKRVTIGVELVSKPSILIFLDEPTSGLDGQSAYNTVRFLRKLADVGQAVLVTIHQPSAQLFAQFDTLLLLARGGKTVYFGDIGDNGAAIKQYFGKYGASCPIEANPAEFMIDVVTGGIEEVKDKDWHQIWLESPEHEHMMVELDQLISDAAAKPPGTHDDGYEFSMPLWDQVKIVTHRMNVALFRNTNYVNNKFSLHIISALLNGFSFWHTGPSVSALNLKMFTIFNFVFVAPGVINQLQPLFIQRRDIYDAREKKSKMYSWVAFVTGLIVSEFPYLCVCAVLYFACWYYCVRLPHDSNRSGATFFIMLIYEFIYTGIGQFVAAYAPNPTFAALVNPLIISTLTLMCGIFVPYSQLTVFWRYWMYYLNPFNYVTSGMLVFGMWGAKVTCNEDEFAIFDPVNGTCGDYLADYMAGSGSRINLTNPDATSGCRVCEYRSGSDFLTTLNINHYYYGWRDAGICVIFAISGYALVFALMKLRTKASKKAE from the exons ATGGAGTTCCATCTTCACGATGAGGCCCTTCCAGCCTCAACAGCACCGACCGAATACGGAGACCAATCTGGCGAAGAGTTCGAAGCATATAGCGGAAAGCCAACCCTCGGTGTCCCAGATAACAATGTCCGTGAAGCTACCAGTGCGGAAACCCTTGCCGTCCACGGTAGCCCACATATTACGCCTCCTCCCGGTAGAGATGCGGAATGGAGCATGACAGATCAGGTTATTCGGAACAAGGAGCGTTCAGAAGCGGCAGGGTACAAAAAGCGTGAGCTGGGCGTGACATGGCAGAACCTCACCGTTGAAGTTCTGGCAGCCGAGGCTGCAGTCAAGGAAAACCAGTTCACTCAGTATAATATCATTCAGCTTATTCAGGACTGGCGCCGAAAGCCACCCCTCAAAGCCATCTTGCAGGACAGCCATGGCTGCGTTAAACCAGGTGAAATGTTGCTGGTTTTGGGTCGGCCGGGATCGGGATGCACTACGCTTCTTAAGATGCTGGCTAATAGGCGCGAGGGATACCACTCTGTCCACGGTGATGTGTCCTTTGGAAACATGAATTCGGAGGAAGCAGCCCATTACCGGGGCCAGATTGTCATGAATACTGAGGAGGAGCTTTTTTATCCTCGTCTAACCGTTGGCCAAACCATGGATTTTGCAACTAAACTCAAGGTCCCGGCGCATCTCCCCGCTGAAACCAAATCAGTGCACGATTATGTTGCCGAGACGAAACAGTTTTTATTAGAATCCATGAAGATTGCACACACTGCCGATACTAAGGTGGGCAATGAATTTGTCCGCGGTGTTTCTGGTGGTGAGAGAAAAAGAGTTTCTATTATCGAATGCATGGCCACCAATGGCTCTATTTTCACCTGGGACAACAGCACCCGCGGCCTTGATGCAAGCACAGCCTTGGAGTGGGCTAAAGCCCTCAGAGCAATGACCAATGTAATGGGGCTTACCACTATCGTGACCCTCTATCAGGCTGGAAACGGTATCTACAACCTGTTTGATAAGGTCCTAGTGCTGGACGAAGGAAAACAGATCTACTATGGCCCAGCTGCCTCTGCCAAGCCGTTCATGGAAGATCTGGGCTTCGTGTACTCCGATGGCGCCAATGTTG GTGACTACTTGACCGGTGTGACTGTCCCGACCGAGCGAAAGATCCGACCCGGATTTGAAAACAGATTCCCAAAGAATGCCGAGGCAATTCTGGCAGAATACCAGCGATCCACGCTATACCAGACTATGACTAGGGAGTATGATTATCCCAGCTCGGACGCTGCCCGACAGCGAACGGAAGAGTTTAAGGAGTCTGTGGCCtgggaaaaagcaaagtaCCTCCCTAATAGTAGCACACTCACCGTTGGCTTTTGGGATCAGCTCATTGCTTGTACCATTCGCCAATATCAGATCTTGTGGGGTGAGAAGTCTACCTTCCTCATAAAACAGGTGCTATCGGTTGCTATGGCTCTAATCGCTGGATCCTGCTTCTACAACTCCCCTGATACAACCGCTGGTTTATTCACAAAGGGTGGTGCTGTCTTCTTTGCGCTCTTGTACAACTGTATCGTTGCCATGTCTGAAGTTACCGAATCCTTCAAAGGTCGTCCTGTGTTAATTAAGCACAAGTCTTTCGCCATGTATCACCCATCCGCCTTCTGCCTCGCGCAGATTACTGCCGATCTTCCTGTCCTTCTGGTGCAATGCACGCTGTTCGCCGTTGTCATCTACTGGATGACGGGTTTGAAGCATACTGCTGCCgctttcttcaccttctggGCCATCCTATTTACCACAACGTTGTGTATCACAGCCCTGTTCAGATGTATTGGCGCTGGATTCAGCACATTCGAAGCTGCGTCGAAGATCTCAGGCACCGCCGTCAAGGGCATTGTCATGTATGCCGGTTATATGATTCCCAAAGGACACATCAAAAACTGGTTCCTTGAGTTGTACTATACCAACCCATTTGCCTACGCGTTCCAAGCTGCTCTATCAAACGAATTCCACGGGCAAACTATTCCCTGTGTTGGAAATAACCTTGTGCCCAGTGGACCGGGATACGAGAATGTCAGCTCTGCAAACAAGGCTTGTACAGGCGTGGGAGGTGCGCTTCCTGGGGCTGACTACGTGACTGGCGACCAatatctcctttcccttcactATAAGCATTCGCAAATGTGGAGAAACTATGGCGTCCTTTGGGGCTGGTGGGGATTCTTCGCCGTGTTGACTGTTATTTGTACTTGTTTCTGGAAGGGTGGAGCCGCCGCCGGAGCCTCTCTCCTTATACCCcgggagaagctcaaggcgCATCGTGCCCATCTGGATGCAGAGgcgcagaaagagaaagatccCGCACGCGAAAAAGGCTCTGGCGATGCGCTGACCTCTGCCGATGAAGGAAATCTGACCCACAATACGTCTATATTCACCTGGAAGAACCTTACCTACACGGTTAATACGCCCACTGGCGAGAGGGTTCTACTAGACAATATTCATGGATGGGTCAAGCCTGGAATGTTAGGCGCTTTGATGGGGTCTTCTGGTGCAGGCAAAACGACATTACTTGACGTTCTCGCTCAGCGCAAAACTGAAGGCACAATCAAGGGCTCGGTACTGGTTGATGGTCGTGAGTTGCCCGTGTCATTCCAAAGAATGGCAGGGTACTGCGAACAATTGGATGTTCATGAGCCATACGCAACTGTCCGAGAGGCATTGGAATTCTCTGCACTACTAAGACAATCCAGAGATACCcccagagaagaaaagctcaaGTACGTTGATACGATTATTGATCTACTTGAGCTTCACGACCTGGCAGATACCTTGATCGGAACAGTCGGCAATGGGCTTAGTGTTGAGCAGAGAAAGCGTGTCACTATCGGAGTGGAGCTGGTATCGAAGCCCAGTATCCTAATTTTCTTAGACGAACCCACATCTGGTTTGGATGGACAATCGGCCTACAACACAGTCAGATTCCTTCGGAAGCTTGCAGACGTCGGCCAAGCTGTGCTAGTAACGATTCATCAGCCCTCCGCTCAGCTTTTCGCTCAATTCGATACTCTACTCCTGCTTGCCAGGGGCGGAAAGACAGTGTATTTTGGCGACATTGGTGACAACGGCGCAGCAATCAAACAATACTTTGGCAAGTACGGTGCTTCATGTCCTATTGAGGCGAATCCTGCCGAGTTCATGATTGATGTGGTGACCGGAGGTATCGAAGAGGTGAAAGATAAAGACTGGCATCAGATCTGGCTTGAATCCCCTGAACATGAACACATGATGGTCGAGCTTGATCAGTTGATTTCTGATGCCGCTGCGAAACCCCCTGGAACTCACGACGATGGCTATGAATTCTCGATGCCCTTGTGGGATCAAGTTAAGATTGTCACCCACCGCATGAATGTCGCCTTATTTCGGAACACCAACTACGTTAATAACAAGTTCTCATTGCACATTATTTCTGCCCTGCTTAACGGATTCTCCTTCTGGCACACCGGTCCCAGTGTATCGGCTCTGAACTTGAAGATGTTCACAATCTTCAACTTCGTATTCGTTGCGCCTGGTGTTATCAACCAACTTCAGCCATTGTTTATCCAGCGCCGTGATATTTACGATGCTCGTGAAAAGAAGTCTAAGATGTATTCATGGGTTGCCTTCGTTACTGGATTGATTGTCTCCGAATTTCCTTATCTTTGTGTCTGCGCCGTTCTCTATTTTGCCTGCTGGTATTACTGTGTAAGACTGCCTCATGACTCCAACCGGTCTGGTGCCACGTTTTTCATCATGCTCATCTATGAGTTTATCTATACCGGCATTGGCCAGTTCGTTGCAGCCTATGCGCCCAACCCGACCTTTGCCGCGCTTGTCAACCCTCTGATTATCAGCACACTGACATTGATGTGTGGTATCTTTGTGCCTTACAGCCAATTAACCGTGTTCTGGAGATACTGGATGTACTACCTGAACCCGTTCAACTATGTTACCTCGGGAATGTTAGTGTTCGGCATGTGGGGCGCAAAGGTGACCTGCAACGAGGACGAATTTGCGATCTTTGACCCAGTCAACGGCACCTGCGGCGATTATCTTGCCGACTACATGGCCGGTAGTGGCTCGAGGATCAACCTGACCAATCCTGACGCTACATCGGGGTGCAGGGTCTGTGAATACCGCAGTGGTAGTGACTTCCTGACCACGCTCAACATCAaccactactactacggATGGAGAGACGCCGGAATCTGCGTTATCTTCGCTATCAGTGGATACGCTTTGGTCTTTGCGTTGATGAAGCTGAGGACCAAGGCTTCGAAGAAGGCTGAATAG
- a CDS encoding uncharacterized protein (of unknown function-domain containing protein), with the protein MNVTQELGSVVTKEGRLLTFPNILQHRVSPFSLADRSMPGHRKILALLLVDPYLPIISSSNVPPQQEKWATERERSIRQALRPLPQELKDMVYDDLDTRYMTMDEAKAFRLELMEERSAAAFEQNENFQNGGFIFV; encoded by the coding sequence ATGAATGTCACTCAAGAGCTTGGTAGCGTGGTCACAAAGGAAGGGCGTCTTCTTACGTTCCCAAACATTCTGCAACATCGTGTATCCCCTTTCTCATTGGCAGACCGCTCCATGCCTGGTCATCGCAAAATCCTGGCGTTGCTTTTGGTTGATCCTTATCTGCcaatcatctcatcatcaaaCGTGCCACCACAACAAGAGAAATGGGCCACGGAGAGGGAAAGGTCCATTCGGCAGGCTCTCCGGCCGCTACCACAAGAGCTCAAGGATATGGTGTACGATGATTTAGATACTCGGTACATGACCATGGATGAGGCCAAGGCATTCAGATTGGAGCTTATGGAGGAGAGAAGTGCTGCCGCGTTTGAACAGAATGAGAACTTCCAGAATGGTGGATTCATCTTTGTATGA
- a CDS encoding uncharacterized protein (of unknown function-domain containing protein): protein MPEVKLPGFGFPLDYHNEFIQIYHLHILQQEDVQLIEKWCTYREILIMRVMNDITDEPEWNRKVFDEAISAKWRSKIVASDKDITPNMIDWIIDEVKWKVDHYLATGHVVVFDPGVVRSDIAISEELENALRDGVRKLEDILTEKDYHPGSGDRVVDLVHPSLFPVVFGRTRAISDSLINLSVASILSGKE from the exons ATGCCTGAAGTAAAGCTTCCTGGCTTTGGCTTTCCGTTAGATTACCACAATGAGTTCATACAAATCTATCACCTGCATATTCTGCAACAGGAGGACGTCCAGCTCATCGA GAAATGGTGTACATATCGAGAAATCCTCATCATGAGAGTCATGAATGATATTACGGACGAGCCTGAATGGAACCGGAAG GTTTTTGACGAGGCCATAAGCGCCAAATGGCGCAGCAAAATCGTTGCCAGTGACAAGGACATCACTCCAAACATGATAGACTGGATCATAGATGAGGTGAAGTGGAAAGTGGATCACTATTTGGCTACTGGCCATGTTGTCGTCTTTGATCCTGGAGTGGTCAGGTCGGACATTGCAATCTCAGAGGAACTAGAGAACGCATTGAGAGATGGCGTGCGAAAGCTAGAAGATATTCTTACAGAAAAGGACTACCATCCAGGTTCCGGTGATAGGGTTGTGGACCTTGTACACCCATCCCTTTTTCCGGTTGTCTTTGGCCGAACAAGGGCTATCTCTGATTCTTTGATTAACTTGAGCGTTGCCTCGATATTATCGGGCAAGGAATAG
- a CDS encoding uncharacterized protein (expressed protein) yields MSPTKPSNTCRQVSDNDSNNNIFDATSTSNYSDKLISGSTESSLSPGLAWTNSLMQLNRSEKEQFYIAHWEDRCVKALRLLSHDISTLAHGYRPLKNSLLALSACSLSRSLPEMQAIKSNGTLFKPNKNHLLYSQEHYGAAVREIARMLHGSTTCPSPTQILATLILLCYMESVLGNFKALHYHHDGIGRFIQLHLSRLSSDGLGSNLIAAWLQSKYQGWWLRMYFSTLHFQRYQTSLYAPLGIVSALYSSKARRAIITSIMSESHRVNTAAVLSLWRNTHGPAINSMSSSIDDCISLLRTEEKKLDEWHSQLTPLELPTESFTSLGETQPSNGHIRPLRFHRHPFAMNYAYYVVARIMQCACFLDALQQCASGDQAVPVNDESITCWMRILLRIVAGLSKAECATRNVYTIGISNLLVACILRCSDLDIGLWIQNWLRDLLSVPILEEGSFPISQALEIVRHVNKERRSGKDIYVIGVTEEDGGGNGKYFSYQSQTIYELVLLGRIQETGCLYSELVSVEWAV; encoded by the coding sequence ATGTCACCTACAAAGCCATCGAATACTTGCCGGCAAGTTAGCGATAATGATagcaataataatattttcgATGCTACAAGCACATCTAATTACTCGGACAAATTGATATCGGGGTCCACCGAAAGCAGTCTATCCCCAGGCCTAGCATGGACGAATAGCCTGATGCAGTTGAACCGCTCGGAGAAAGAGCAGTTCTATATTGCACATTGGGAAGACAGATGTGTTAAAGCCCTACGCTTACTCTCTCACGACATCAGCACACTAGCCCATGGATACCGACCTCTTAAGAATTCCCTTCTGGCATTATCTGCTTGTAGTCTGAGTCGTTCACTACCAGAGATGCAAGCGATTAAGAGCAACGGAACATTATTCAAACCCAACAAAAATCACCTACTCTATAGCCAAGAACATTATGGCGCCGCAGTCAGAGAAATCGCCCGTATGCTACACGGGAGCACAACGTGTCCAAGCCCGACGCAGATATTGGCAACCTTGATTCTACTCTGCTATATGGAGTCGGTGCTGGGAAATTTCAAAGCTCTCCATTATCATCACGACGGCATTGGCAGATTCATCCAACTGCATCTTTCGCGCCTATCGTCGGACGGGCTCGGAAGCAATCTCATTGCAGCATGGCTACAGTCGAAGTATCAAGGCTGGTGGCTGAGGATGTATTTCAGTACGCTGCATTTTCAGCGCTATCAAACATCATTATATGCTCCGTTGGGGATAGTTTCTGCCCTATATTCATCAAAAGCCCGGAGAGCCATAATTACATCAATCATGTCCGAGTCACATCGGGTCAATACCGCTGCAGTGCTTTCTCTCTGGAGGAATACCCATGGACCTGCCATTAACAGCATGTCAAGCTCAATTGATGACTGCATTTCCCTTTTAAGGacagaggaaaagaaacttGACGAATGGCATTCACAGCTGACACCACTCGAGCTTCCAACGGAGTCATTTACTAGCCTTGGTGAAACTCAACCTAGTAATGGGCACATACGACCCCTTCGATTTCATCGTCACCCATTCGCCATGAACTACGCTTATTATGTTGTTGCGCGAATTATGCAATGCGCGTGTTTTCTAGATGCTCTCCAGCAATGTGCGTCCGGTGATCAGGCAGTACCTGTCAATGACGAATCTATCACCTGTTGGATGCGAATTCTCCTTCGAATAGTAGCCGGTCTGAGTAAAGCGGAGTGTGCCACACGAAACGTCTACACAATTGGTATTTCAAATCTATTGGTTGCTTGCATCCTCCGATGTTCCGACTTGGACATTGGTCTGTGGATTCAAAACTGGCTACGGGATTTGCTATCCGTACCAATCCTCGAGGAAGGAAGTTTTCCTATCTCCCAGGCTCTGGAGATCGTCCGCCATGTGAACAAAGAACGACGCTCGGGGAAAGATATCTACGTAATCGGCGTAACTGAGGAAGACGGTGGTGGTAATGGGAAATACTTTTCATATCAGAGTCAGACCATTTATGAGCTTGTCTTACTAGGGAGGATTCAAGAGACGGGTTGTTTGTATTCTGAGTTAGTATCTGTGGAATGGGCTGTTTGA
- a CDS encoding Threonyl/alanyl tRNA synthetase gives MDKTELLYLNDASLREWTTTVLSCQPISQLTESEKSLAKTVAPESFALATRETVFYPQGGGQPSDTGVITLADTSNGSTFKVLLVRKTLDGTVLHLGEFTDQPCFTDGQLVSQAIDWAKRDYHSRLHTAGHIIGLAMRLLAPVLGERKKVKANHAPGQACMEFEGLLYTEHKSVIEDKVNELVGMKLPVTTEWWDEDRIHNADLNMVEGLQLGKNGQARIAMIGDIDANPCGGTHVEHTGLTGFITIRKIARQKGVSKLSYEVPVSM, from the exons atg GATAAAACAGAGCTCCTCTATTTAAACGACGCTTCTCTGCGAGAATGGACAACTACAGTCCTCTCCTGTCAGCCGATATCGCAATTAACTGAAAGTGAAAAGAGTCTTGCAAAGACAGTTGCGCCAGAAAGCTTCGCTCTCGCCACTCGCGAAACGGTGTTCTACCCACAAGGCGGAGGCCAACCCAGCGATACAGGCGTGATTACTCTCGCGGACACAAGTAACGGTTCCACTTTCAAGGTTCTGCTTGTCCGAAAAACCTTAGATGGCACTGTTCTCCACCTCGGGGAGTTCACCGATCAGCCCTGTTTTACGGACGGCCAGTTAGTCTCGCAGGCTATCGACTGGGCAAAACGCGACTATCACTCTCGGCTCCATACAGCGGGTCATATCATTGGTCTAGCTATGCGACTTCTGGCCCCTGTGcttggggaaaggaagaaggtcaaggcGAATCATGCACCGGGGCAGGCCTGTATGGAGTTCGAGGGTTTGCTGTATACTGAGCATAAGTCAGTTATTGAGGATAAGGTGAACGAATTAGTAGGCATGAAACTTCCTGTCACTACTGAGTGGTGGGATGAAGATCGCATTCACAATGCTGACCTGAATATGGTGGAGGGCTTGCAATTGGGGAAGAATGGACAGGCGAGAATCGCCATGATTGGAGATATTGATGCCAATCCGTGTGGTGGAACGCATGTAGAACATACCGGTTTGACAGGTTTCATTACCATTCGGAAGATTGCCAGGCAAAAGGGGGTCAGCAAACTATCGTATGAAGTGCCTGTTTCGATGTGA